The following proteins come from a genomic window of Aquimarina sp. MAR_2010_214:
- a CDS encoding ACP phosphodiesterase: MNFLAHIYLSGEDPELKIGNFIADSVKGKKQLLQFPTRIQQGITLHRKIDSYTDSHSIVRQSVSRLFPKYRHYSTVIVDVLYDHFLATNWKEYSDIPLETYVAEFYDLLHEYHEVLPKQIQNFMPYMIKDNWLLSYATIPGIGTILYQMNQRTKNRSKMNFAVIELEQYYSDFDKEFRSFFEELELYTKNEIRIL; this comes from the coding sequence ATGAATTTTCTAGCCCACATTTATCTTTCTGGCGAAGACCCTGAACTCAAAATAGGTAATTTTATCGCTGATTCTGTCAAAGGGAAAAAGCAGTTACTACAATTCCCTACACGTATACAACAAGGAATTACCTTACATCGTAAAATTGACTCATATACAGATAGTCATTCTATTGTTAGACAAAGTGTATCCAGGCTATTTCCTAAATACAGGCATTATAGCACTGTGATTGTAGATGTTCTTTATGATCATTTTCTAGCAACTAATTGGAAAGAATACTCTGACATTCCTCTTGAAACGTATGTCGCAGAATTTTATGATTTATTACATGAATACCATGAAGTCTTACCAAAACAGATTCAAAATTTCATGCCATATATGATTAAGGACAACTGGCTTCTTAGCTATGCTACTATTCCAGGAATTGGTACAATATTATATCAAATGAATCAGAGAACAAAAAATAGATCTAAGATGAATTTTGCTGTCATCGAACTCGAACAATATTACTCTGATTTTGACAAGGAATTTCGTTCTTTTTTTGAAGAATTAGAACTTTACACTAAAAATGAAATAAGAATATTATGA
- the ggt gene encoding gamma-glutamyltransferase has translation MKIKSIRHLFYISLLILSFSCKTNTEPKQEIEPVVGLVTQKAMVVSAREEASKIGADIMKKGGNAFDAMVGTAMALAVTYPVAGNLGGGGFMVYRKANGETGALDYREKGPLAATKDMYLDDKGEFIPKKSQLGAMAVGVPGTIAGIFEVHKKFGTLPIEDILTPVVELAKRGFVITEKQERRFANYEDLFYEANEDTIPILRGYKANDTLKNIKLAETLERIIKNGVDELYKGESGEKLVNFIQSKGGIITMDDLAKYEAKWRKPIQFRYKNLNITSMSPPSSGGICLAQIMKMIEPYDLSSYGHNSLKSIQVITEAERRAYADRSFYLGDPDFVKIPDDTLISESYLSDRMLDFSFDKATLSSDINCGIIPGYESDETTHYSIVDQFGNAISVTTTLNGAYGSKLYVPELGFFLNNEMDDFSAKPGVPNMFGLIGAEANAIVPEKRMLSSMTPTIVEKDGKFWMSVGTPGGSTIITSVLQTILNVSEYGMTMQDAVNAPRFHHQWLPDVVVFEPESFDNDLLDGLRQKGYQINEEDSKIIGKVDGILVLPDGTLEGGADKRGDDTAVGF, from the coding sequence ATGAAAATAAAATCTATTAGACATTTATTTTACATCTCATTACTTATCTTAAGTTTTTCATGTAAAACCAATACTGAACCAAAACAAGAGATTGAACCAGTTGTTGGTCTTGTTACGCAAAAAGCCATGGTAGTTTCTGCCCGGGAGGAGGCTTCAAAAATTGGAGCAGATATTATGAAAAAAGGAGGAAATGCTTTTGATGCTATGGTTGGTACAGCAATGGCTTTGGCGGTTACTTACCCTGTAGCAGGAAATCTGGGTGGTGGTGGATTTATGGTATACCGAAAAGCTAATGGAGAAACAGGGGCTCTAGATTATAGAGAAAAAGGACCTCTAGCTGCTACCAAAGATATGTACCTGGATGATAAAGGAGAGTTTATTCCTAAAAAAAGCCAACTAGGAGCTATGGCTGTTGGTGTCCCCGGAACCATTGCTGGTATTTTTGAAGTACATAAAAAATTTGGAACCTTACCTATAGAAGATATACTTACTCCTGTGGTAGAATTGGCAAAAAGAGGTTTTGTGATTACCGAAAAACAAGAAAGACGCTTTGCAAATTATGAAGATTTATTCTATGAAGCCAATGAAGATACAATTCCTATTCTTAGAGGTTATAAAGCCAATGACACCTTAAAAAACATAAAACTAGCCGAAACGCTCGAGAGAATCATAAAAAATGGAGTTGATGAGTTATATAAGGGAGAATCGGGTGAAAAATTAGTTAATTTCATTCAGTCAAAAGGTGGTATCATCACTATGGATGATTTGGCAAAATACGAGGCAAAATGGCGTAAACCGATACAATTTCGGTATAAAAATCTCAATATAACTTCTATGTCACCACCTTCGAGTGGCGGTATATGTCTTGCTCAAATCATGAAGATGATCGAACCTTATGACTTAAGCAGTTATGGTCATAATTCTCTTAAAAGTATACAGGTAATTACGGAAGCAGAGCGAAGGGCTTATGCAGATCGTAGTTTCTATTTGGGTGATCCTGATTTTGTAAAAATCCCGGACGACACTCTTATTAGTGAATCTTATCTTTCTGATCGTATGCTGGATTTTAGTTTTGATAAAGCTACATTGTCTTCAGATATAAACTGTGGAATTATTCCTGGATATGAAAGTGATGAAACTACCCACTACTCTATAGTAGATCAGTTCGGAAATGCAATTTCGGTAACAACAACACTTAATGGAGCTTATGGCTCGAAATTGTATGTCCCAGAATTAGGTTTCTTTCTAAATAATGAGATGGATGATTTTAGTGCCAAACCTGGTGTCCCAAATATGTTTGGTTTAATAGGCGCAGAAGCCAATGCTATTGTCCCCGAAAAAAGAATGCTGAGTTCTATGACTCCTACAATTGTAGAGAAAGATGGAAAGTTTTGGATGTCTGTTGGTACCCCTGGCGGATCAACAATTATTACTTCTGTGTTACAAACTATTTTGAATGTATCAGAATATGGGATGACCATGCAAGATGCAGTTAATGCTCCTCGTTTTCATCATCAATGGTTGCCCGATGTAGTAGTGTTTGAACCAGAATCATTTGATAATGATTTATTAGATGGCCTACGGCAAAAAGGGTATCAAATCAATGAAGAAGATTCTAAAATTATAGGGAAAGTAGATGGTATTCTTGTTCTCCCAGATGGAACATTAGAAGGTGGCGCTGATAAAAGAGGCGATGATACTGCAGTAGGATTTTAA
- a CDS encoding DNA alkylation repair protein translates to MDFTTSLMAILESNANAEEAVRMEAYMKNRFSYYGIKAPIRKALFKNVVREYIPKLSHNHVIRIANTLYKKPKRELHYCAMELVDQFLKKKYNIADIDFIEQLITTNSWWDSVDFIAKHILGKYLLQFPDQVPLIIEKFSDSDNMWLNRSALLFQLGYKDKTDFQLLCKLCEQHKSSNEFFIKKAVGWALREYSKVNPEAVVQFVSETKLKHLSEKEALKRIK, encoded by the coding sequence ATGGATTTCACAACCTCTCTAATGGCTATACTAGAAAGTAATGCTAATGCTGAAGAAGCAGTAAGAATGGAAGCTTATATGAAAAATCGTTTTTCCTATTACGGTATAAAGGCCCCTATTCGAAAAGCACTTTTTAAAAATGTAGTTCGTGAATATATTCCTAAGTTATCTCATAATCATGTAATCCGTATTGCAAATACTCTTTACAAAAAACCGAAACGAGAACTTCATTATTGTGCTATGGAACTAGTTGATCAGTTCTTAAAAAAGAAATACAACATAGCAGATATTGATTTTATAGAACAACTTATTACCACCAATTCCTGGTGGGATTCGGTTGATTTTATTGCAAAACATATTTTGGGGAAATATTTGTTACAATTTCCTGATCAAGTACCTCTTATAATTGAGAAATTTTCAGACTCTGATAATATGTGGCTTAACCGAAGTGCACTCTTATTTCAATTAGGATATAAAGATAAAACAGATTTTCAATTATTATGTAAACTTTGTGAGCAGCATAAATCTTCTAATGAATTCTTTATCAAGAAAGCTGTTGGTTGGGCGTTACGAGAGTACTCAAAAGTAAATCCTGAAGCAGTTGTACAGTTTGTTTCTGAAACCAAACTCAAACATTTGTCCGAAAAAGAAGCTTTAAAGAGAATTAAATAA
- a CDS encoding RNA polymerase sigma factor, with translation MTNKKHDDFLLESLVSGNETGILEIYKYIYPKVLSYVLKHDGSEDDAKDVMQKGLLQLATRVQVKELKITTTFEGYLFTTCKNVWRRDVKLSKRRVTNDRVIDLVHEEREIALAAFEQDKWELFQEKLLEISDNCRKILEYFFNKTSYIKIAEIFGYATENTVRQRIFKCKSKLKETIQSDARYKELKSL, from the coding sequence ATGACCAACAAAAAACACGATGATTTCTTACTAGAAAGCCTTGTCTCTGGTAATGAAACCGGGATTCTTGAAATCTACAAATACATATACCCTAAAGTCTTAAGTTATGTGTTAAAACATGATGGGTCAGAGGATGATGCCAAAGATGTTATGCAAAAAGGTTTATTGCAACTTGCTACAAGAGTACAAGTAAAAGAACTTAAGATTACAACTACTTTTGAAGGGTATTTGTTTACTACCTGTAAGAATGTATGGCGAAGAGATGTAAAATTGTCAAAAAGACGGGTAACAAATGATCGAGTTATTGATCTTGTACATGAAGAACGAGAAATCGCGTTAGCTGCTTTTGAGCAAGATAAATGGGAATTGTTTCAGGAAAAATTATTAGAAATCTCAGATAACTGTAGAAAAATTCTGGAATATTTCTTTAACAAAACATCCTATATCAAAATTGCAGAAATTTTTGGATATGCTACAGAAAATACTGTACGGCAGCGTATTTTTAAGTGCAAATCAAAGCTTAAAGAAACCATACAATCTGATGCTCGTTATAAAGAATTGAAATCCCTATGA
- a CDS encoding S8 family serine peptidase: MKKHILLLLGILFLILQACTTDEEITIKSNDDSEITTTIKTYPGTIDRPAIKSRNKVVVRYKPHLTGSQRYLIRNQNHVKKHKTCSCGDGDLELWIIDNAMISVEEVVENLETDADVEGDYQLYFSIDNQQIAFEDPTPNNLIAPPGNRSTVNIAIIDTGIDYASFSKPFLYSNPRNQNCPGEVSGYNFVNKSPNVQDDAGHGTLVTKLITSKLDKEHIDYRVLPVKAFDENGRGSYWNIICAMNYVIHKQPVIDIVNMSFGWYIAPEEIPESNQEILKMMIDSKMRTTLFTASAGNVPSNEQPHDVDTGGNLHFPSGYDSANLLTVAGYNPSSTIYIDPKTHTIKNVKLADRSNYGTISIDMVAPFSGYFPISEEFGEPVGTSFSCAYTTARVADFFTIGSTPSNVKNELWDSAYTSTDMQTVTKEGKVIVHNREN; the protein is encoded by the coding sequence ATGAAAAAACACATTTTATTACTCTTAGGAATACTATTTTTAATTCTTCAAGCATGTACCACAGATGAAGAAATAACAATTAAGTCAAACGATGACTCAGAAATAACTACAACCATAAAAACCTATCCCGGAACCATAGATCGGCCGGCTATAAAATCAAGAAATAAAGTAGTCGTTCGGTATAAACCACATCTAACAGGTTCACAACGATATCTTATCAGAAATCAAAATCATGTTAAAAAACATAAAACATGTTCTTGTGGAGATGGTGATCTAGAGTTATGGATCATAGATAATGCTATGATTAGTGTAGAAGAAGTAGTTGAGAATTTAGAAACTGATGCTGATGTAGAAGGTGATTACCAATTATATTTTTCTATCGACAATCAGCAAATAGCTTTTGAAGATCCAACTCCAAATAATCTAATAGCACCTCCTGGAAACCGAAGTACAGTAAATATCGCTATAATTGATACTGGGATAGATTACGCATCATTTTCTAAACCTTTTTTATATAGTAACCCAAGAAATCAAAATTGCCCTGGTGAGGTTTCGGGCTATAATTTTGTTAATAAGAGTCCAAATGTACAAGACGATGCTGGTCATGGCACATTGGTTACCAAACTTATTACTTCAAAATTAGACAAAGAACACATAGATTATAGGGTTTTACCTGTAAAAGCATTTGATGAAAATGGTAGAGGTTCATATTGGAATATCATTTGCGCAATGAATTATGTGATCCATAAACAACCGGTAATAGATATTGTAAATATGAGTTTTGGATGGTATATAGCTCCAGAAGAAATACCAGAATCAAATCAAGAAATTCTAAAAATGATGATTGACAGCAAAATGAGAACTACATTATTTACAGCATCAGCAGGTAATGTTCCTTCTAATGAGCAGCCACATGATGTAGATACAGGAGGTAATTTGCATTTTCCTTCGGGCTATGATTCTGCCAATTTACTAACCGTTGCAGGATACAACCCCAGTAGCACCATATATATAGACCCAAAAACACATACGATAAAAAATGTAAAATTAGCAGATAGATCAAACTACGGGACTATAAGCATCGACATGGTTGCTCCATTTAGTGGTTACTTTCCTATTTCTGAAGAATTCGGAGAACCTGTGGGAACTTCTTTCTCCTGTGCATATACTACCGCTAGAGTAGCAGATTTTTTTACTATAGGTAGCACCCCCTCAAATGTTAAAAATGAGTTATGGGATTCTGCATATACTTCAACCGATATGCAAACGGTAACCAAAGAAGGAAAAGTTATAGTTCATAATAGAGAGAATTAG
- a CDS encoding CHAT domain-containing tetratricopeptide repeat protein yields the protein MLTPIFCFTQQKENLHKIIASDYSIDVRQQKLDSFFSKNAETMSPKNLGDCYHDYSVRWYYSIRWRQEGNDTFLEQGIEYAKKAAHIRKNQDSINYKGLKNSLFNIGYFNYKRKHHFEAIDAYNELIAIGHTDKKTMDAHRLSGNSYTAIGDFYKALLSFEKVILFCKKNKKHPKLLVRSLIDRATTYSAMGYQEFSIEIQSDLFKADSVIESARLQSKFNKSRIRQIEGNRLLITDDYLNAIPFFKKALESLDKKDSTSLAKIYNSLALSYHKSSNFKEALENSKKAISYNPYISSPYENLGDYYIQNNEFEEGLLQYQKAIAHAVNKTKVIAYTDMISSEMLELAANKDLLLGHLISKANGWVSYYKFDQNKHHLIQALQTFKLADQLVDLIRFESTEYKSKLFWREQGAALYMKAVEVSYLLNEPTAAYYFMEKNKALLLLEDITNEQAKKNTQLPNHIAKREFTLKRNIHLSENTLQHHTNESNDTVAILKDIVYKRKRTYEQFMDSLTIAFPDYAATKEKITILSYTDFKKKYTTNQENVIQYILNDDQGYGLFSSTTKSILFPIHDVIQLNADIFTLYKQLSHPFSNQKQLTMYQNVSYRVFQKLIPDNVYDLIKRKNLTIIPDYVLQQLSFETLVPTNKTLTYLIEDTEIRYAYSMSYLDRNQQVLRNPKNGFLGMAPVNFDKAGLSELRHSKNEITAIEKIYPGKVVLDNNATKNLFFNYSNDYRVIHLSTHADVGNTANPWIAFADSTISLHEIYATKNQSDMVVLSACKTSLGELKKGEGVMSLARGFFHSGTKSVLSSLWSANDKSNQELMINFYKNLNLGLTKSAALRKTKLNYINSHTGSEQSPFYWGSLVLIGDNEVLQLSSGFPIWGWTGLLVVLILAAVLFYRKRK from the coding sequence TTGCTCACCCCTATCTTTTGCTTTACACAACAAAAAGAAAATCTACACAAAATTATTGCTTCAGATTATTCTATCGACGTACGCCAACAAAAATTAGATTCTTTTTTTTCAAAAAATGCTGAAACAATGTCTCCAAAAAACTTGGGAGATTGTTATCATGATTATAGTGTGAGATGGTATTATAGTATTAGATGGCGACAAGAAGGGAATGATACATTTTTGGAACAAGGGATTGAATATGCTAAAAAAGCTGCGCATATTAGAAAAAACCAAGACAGTATAAATTATAAAGGCTTAAAAAACTCATTATTTAATATCGGCTACTTTAATTATAAAAGAAAACATCATTTTGAAGCAATTGATGCTTATAACGAGTTGATAGCTATTGGACACACAGATAAAAAAACAATGGACGCCCATAGATTATCTGGTAATTCCTACACTGCAATAGGGGATTTTTATAAAGCCTTGCTTAGTTTTGAAAAAGTAATTTTGTTTTGTAAAAAAAATAAAAAGCACCCTAAATTATTGGTTCGCTCTCTGATAGATCGAGCAACTACTTATTCTGCAATGGGGTATCAAGAATTCTCTATAGAAATCCAAAGTGATTTGTTTAAAGCTGATTCTGTTATAGAAAGCGCGAGGCTACAAAGTAAATTTAACAAAAGTCGAATTCGTCAAATCGAAGGTAATAGACTTCTTATAACAGATGATTACCTAAATGCAATTCCTTTTTTTAAAAAGGCACTAGAAAGTCTTGATAAAAAAGATTCGACCTCTTTAGCAAAAATTTATAATAGTCTTGCTCTTTCATACCATAAATCATCAAATTTCAAGGAAGCTTTAGAAAATTCAAAAAAAGCTATTTCCTACAATCCATACATTAGTTCTCCTTACGAAAATTTAGGAGATTACTATATCCAGAATAATGAATTCGAAGAAGGGTTATTACAATACCAAAAAGCTATTGCACATGCTGTTAACAAAACCAAAGTAATTGCTTATACAGATATGATTTCATCTGAAATGTTAGAATTAGCGGCTAATAAAGATCTTCTATTAGGTCACCTCATCAGCAAAGCCAATGGTTGGGTTAGTTATTATAAGTTTGATCAAAATAAGCACCACCTTATACAAGCACTACAAACTTTTAAACTTGCAGATCAATTGGTAGATTTAATTCGCTTTGAAAGCACTGAGTACAAATCAAAGTTATTTTGGAGAGAACAAGGAGCAGCACTGTATATGAAAGCAGTAGAAGTTTCTTACTTGCTTAATGAACCAACAGCTGCCTATTATTTTATGGAAAAAAATAAGGCTTTATTATTATTAGAAGATATTACCAATGAGCAAGCCAAAAAAAATACCCAATTGCCTAACCATATAGCTAAACGTGAGTTTACATTAAAACGCAACATCCATCTTTCAGAAAACACATTGCAACATCATACAAATGAATCAAACGATACTGTTGCCATATTAAAAGACATAGTTTATAAACGCAAAAGAACCTATGAGCAATTTATGGATTCTCTTACCATTGCATTTCCGGATTATGCAGCTACCAAAGAAAAGATCACAATACTTTCATATACAGATTTCAAAAAAAAATATACTACAAACCAGGAGAATGTAATACAGTACATTCTTAATGATGATCAGGGGTATGGGTTATTTAGTTCTACTACCAAATCTATATTGTTTCCAATTCATGACGTTATCCAATTAAATGCAGATATTTTTACATTATATAAGCAATTATCTCATCCATTTTCTAATCAGAAGCAACTAACAATGTATCAGAACGTATCGTATCGGGTTTTTCAAAAACTAATTCCGGATAACGTGTATGACCTAATCAAAAGAAAAAATCTAACCATTATTCCTGACTATGTACTGCAACAATTATCATTTGAAACTTTAGTTCCTACAAATAAAACCCTCACATATCTAATAGAAGACACAGAAATCAGATATGCTTATTCTATGTCATATCTAGATCGTAATCAGCAGGTTTTAAGAAACCCAAAGAATGGTTTTCTTGGTATGGCACCAGTCAATTTTGACAAGGCAGGATTAAGTGAACTTAGGCATAGCAAAAATGAAATAACGGCCATTGAAAAAATATATCCTGGTAAAGTGGTATTAGATAATAATGCTACTAAAAATCTTTTTTTTAATTATAGCAATGATTATCGTGTAATTCATCTTTCTACACATGCCGATGTTGGAAACACTGCTAACCCATGGATTGCATTTGCTGATTCCACAATCTCTTTACATGAAATATATGCTACCAAAAATCAATCCGACATGGTTGTGCTTAGTGCCTGTAAAACATCTTTAGGAGAACTAAAAAAAGGAGAAGGTGTAATGAGCCTGGCAAGAGGTTTCTTTCATTCTGGAACCAAAAGTGTTCTCTCATCATTATGGTCTGCTAATGATAAATCTAACCAAGAGTTAATGATCAATTTTTATAAAAACCTAAATCTAGGGCTAACTAAATCTGCGGCATTACGAAAAACAAAACTTAACTATATCAATTCACATACCGGTAGTGAACAATCTCCTTTTTATTGGGGTTCATTAGTCTTGATAGGTGATAACGAAGTGCTACAGTTATCATCTGGTTTTCCTATTTGGGGTTGGACTGGACTACTAGTAGTTTTAATACTAGCTGCTGTTCTTTTTTATAGAAAGAGAAAATAA
- a CDS encoding head GIN domain-containing protein, protein MKTQNNNFVALLYMVVSLFTINQMTAQNKLRGNGNVVTQERAISSFNEIIINGVYNVYLTQGAKESVKVETDENLQEVVVIKNKGNALVLNRKKGIKVKKKTKMNVYVTLKDIEKLEVRGVGNVKTSSKLSLNALDVEASGVGNTSLELDCKKLDGEISMVGNFTLKGKVAEVILNNNGTGALRAFDLVAQKLEINNSGIGKVEVNAQQEISITSSGIGSVYYKGDAKTTKLDHRGMGKIKKVD, encoded by the coding sequence ATGAAAACACAAAACAATAATTTCGTAGCGCTACTCTATATGGTGGTATCTTTATTTACTATTAACCAAATGACTGCTCAAAATAAGTTAAGAGGTAATGGTAATGTTGTCACTCAAGAAAGAGCAATATCATCTTTTAATGAGATCATTATAAATGGAGTTTATAATGTATACCTTACTCAAGGAGCAAAGGAATCTGTGAAAGTAGAAACTGATGAGAATTTACAAGAAGTTGTAGTTATCAAAAACAAAGGGAATGCATTGGTTTTAAACCGGAAAAAAGGAATAAAGGTGAAGAAAAAAACCAAAATGAATGTTTATGTGACTTTAAAGGATATAGAAAAGCTAGAGGTAAGAGGAGTAGGAAATGTTAAAACTTCTTCTAAGCTTTCCCTTAATGCACTTGATGTCGAAGCATCTGGAGTAGGAAATACGTCTTTAGAATTAGATTGTAAAAAATTAGATGGTGAAATTTCAATGGTAGGTAATTTTACTTTGAAAGGAAAAGTTGCAGAAGTAATTCTTAATAATAATGGCACAGGAGCTTTAAGAGCTTTTGATTTGGTTGCTCAGAAATTAGAGATTAATAACTCAGGTATCGGAAAAGTAGAAGTAAATGCACAACAAGAAATTAGTATAACTTCTTCTGGTATTGGTAGCGTTTATTATAAAGGAGATGCTAAAACCACAAAGTTGGATCATCGTGGTATGGGTAAAATAAAAAAGGTAGATTGA
- the dnaK gene encoding molecular chaperone DnaK, whose product MSKIIGIDLGTTNSCVSVMEGNEPVVIPNAEGKRTTPSVIAFVEGGEIKVGDPAKRQAVTNPTKTISSIKRFMGNKFSESSKEAERAAYKVVKGDNDTPRVDIDGRLYTPQELSAMTLQKMKKTAEDYLGQDVTSAVITVPAYFNDAQRQATKEAGEIAGLKVERIINEPTAAALAYGLDKKGTDQKIVVFDFGGGTHDVSILELGDGVFEVLSTDGDTHLGGDDVDQKIIDWLAEEFKADENMDLRKDPMALQRLKEAAEKAKIELSSSSQTEINLPYVTATASGPKHLVRSLTKSKFDQLIDDLVKRTIEPCRTALKAAGLSTSDIDEIILVGGSTRIPAVQEAVEKFFGKAPSKGVNPDEVVAVGAAIQGGVLTGDVKDVLLLDVTPLSLGIETMGNVMTKLIEANTTIPTKKSQVFSTAADNQPSVEIHVLQGERPMAADNKTIGRFHLDGIPPAQRGTPQIEVTFDIDANGIIKVSATDKATNKSQDIRIEASSGLTEEEIEKMKQEAEANAEADKTAKETADKLNEADGMIFQTEKQLKEFGDKLSDDKKKPVEEALEELKKAYESKDLAVITPALDKINEAWKVASEEMYKAQADAQQGEQPGPDAGADQSSSDDSEGSDVEDVDFEEVK is encoded by the coding sequence ATGAGTAAAATAATAGGAATAGACTTAGGGACAACCAACTCTTGTGTTTCTGTAATGGAAGGTAATGAGCCTGTAGTAATCCCTAATGCCGAAGGTAAAAGAACCACCCCTTCTGTAATTGCTTTTGTAGAAGGAGGAGAAATTAAAGTTGGAGACCCTGCAAAACGTCAGGCGGTTACAAATCCAACTAAGACTATCTCTTCAATTAAGAGATTTATGGGAAATAAATTCTCAGAATCTTCAAAAGAAGCTGAAAGAGCAGCTTATAAAGTTGTAAAAGGAGATAATGACACACCTCGAGTAGATATCGATGGACGTTTATATACACCACAAGAATTATCTGCAATGACACTTCAGAAAATGAAGAAAACTGCAGAAGATTATCTTGGTCAGGATGTAACTAGCGCAGTAATTACTGTACCTGCTTACTTTAATGATGCACAACGCCAGGCTACTAAAGAAGCTGGTGAGATTGCAGGACTTAAAGTAGAGCGAATTATCAATGAGCCTACAGCAGCAGCTTTGGCATATGGACTTGATAAAAAAGGTACAGATCAGAAAATCGTTGTATTTGATTTTGGTGGTGGTACACATGATGTATCTATCTTAGAACTTGGAGATGGCGTTTTTGAAGTATTATCTACAGACGGTGATACACATTTAGGAGGAGATGATGTAGATCAAAAAATCATTGATTGGTTAGCAGAAGAATTCAAAGCTGATGAAAATATGGATCTTAGAAAGGATCCAATGGCATTGCAACGTCTTAAAGAAGCTGCAGAAAAAGCTAAGATTGAATTGTCATCATCTTCACAAACAGAAATTAATTTACCATATGTTACGGCTACAGCAAGTGGACCTAAGCACTTGGTAAGATCATTAACTAAGTCAAAATTTGATCAATTAATTGATGACTTAGTAAAAAGAACTATCGAACCTTGCCGTACAGCACTTAAGGCAGCAGGATTATCTACAAGTGATATCGATGAAATCATATTAGTTGGTGGATCTACTCGTATTCCTGCAGTACAGGAAGCAGTAGAGAAATTCTTTGGGAAAGCACCTAGTAAAGGAGTTAATCCTGATGAGGTTGTTGCCGTTGGAGCAGCAATTCAAGGAGGAGTATTAACAGGAGATGTTAAAGATGTACTTTTATTAGATGTAACTCCACTTTCTCTTGGTATCGAAACAATGGGTAATGTAATGACTAAGCTTATTGAAGCTAACACTACGATCCCTACCAAGAAATCACAAGTGTTTTCTACAGCTGCAGATAATCAGCCGTCTGTAGAGATCCATGTGCTACAAGGGGAGCGCCCAATGGCAGCAGATAATAAAACAATTGGTCGTTTTCATTTAGACGGGATTCCACCAGCACAAAGAGGAACTCCTCAGATCGAAGTTACTTTTGATATCGATGCTAATGGTATTATCAAAGTCTCTGCTACAGATAAAGCTACAAACAAATCTCAGGATATTCGTATCGAAGCTTCTTCAGGATTAACAGAAGAAGAAATTGAGAAAATGAAGCAAGAAGCAGAAGCAAATGCCGAAGCTGATAAAACAGCAAAAGAAACTGCAGACAAGCTTAATGAAGCAGATGGAATGATCTTCCAGACAGAAAAGCAACTTAAAGAATTTGGAGATAAATTATCTGATGATAAGAAAAAACCAGTTGAGGAAGCTTTAGAAGAATTGAAGAAAGCGTATGAGTCTAAAGATCTTGCGGTGATTACACCTGCTCTTGATAAAATCAATGAAGCATGGAAAGTAGCTAGTGAAGAAATGTACAAAGCTCAGGCAGACGCACAACAGGGAGAACAACCTGGTCCTGATGCAGGAGCAGACCAATCTTCTAGTGATGATTCTGAAGGAAGTGATGTAGAAGATGTCGACTTTGAAGAAGTGAAGTAA